The region GTCTCTACAGCATCCGGCGGAATGTCCGGCCAGGCTTTTTTAAGTTTGGGTAAAAGCGCCTCAAGATTTGAGGCCATAGACACACTGACTAATTCTAGTGTTCTCGTGATCAGTTCAATTGGAGCGAACTTTTTCTCTTTGACTTGCAGGTCAAATTCTTTATGAGCAATGTCAACTTCAGACTTACGGATCTTTAAGCGCTTTTCCGCCATTTCCAGCTCTTTTTCTGTCGCATCATCATGTTCGGATGACCGCTCAGAGACTCCGCTCTTTAGTGTCGTGTTACAGGCGACCAACCAACGTGATATTGATTGGTAGCAATACCCGCCACGCCCTTTGCTGACGGGGAATCCGGGGATTTTTTGCCAGTTTCGGATCGTGCGTTCGTCAACACCGAAATAGTCAGCTACCTCTCTCTGTGTTGCCATCAAAAACACTCATAATTCGACGATAAGTAAGGCTCAAAATGCCCAAA is a window of Pseudoalteromonas sp. R3 DNA encoding:
- a CDS encoding terminase small subunit, translated to MATQREVADYFGVDERTIRNWQKIPGFPVSKGRGGYCYQSISRWLVACNTTLKSGVSERSSEHDDATEKELEMAEKRLKIRKSEVDIAHKEFDLQVKEKKFAPIELITRTLELVSVSMASNLEALLPKLKKAWPDIPPDAVETIQKVVATSRNEVANIEPDLTSYEASDLVGSSEGAEPS